AAGAAGCATGCAACAAAATGGTAAGAATTTTGTGTTACATCGACTCAAATGCAGAAAGTGGTTGAACTCAAAATATGCACTTACGGGTGAAGGAAGTGTTCGAAAAGCCAGGTACGAAGGATGGCTACGGAGGTTTCTGGCAATCCTCTAATAGGCCTCCAAGCTTGCCTTTGCCTTGGGATCATTCCAAGTTGTTGTTGAAGGTACTGTCGGTTCTGCCTAGAATCTCTATCGAACAGGCTAAGCTGCGACAATCCCCGGTTGATTCTCGGTAAATCGTGCGAAAACTTTCTTCTGATAAcattaatatgagatattatgGCATCCCTTAGATTTCCAAAATGCCTGGAAATTGCTTGGAGTGCCAAAGCAGTGTACGACTTTGCTGCTCCTAAACCAGCTAGCGACTCGAATGATGAAACCACTTCTTCCATTTGCTGGTAGTATTTCTCATATCTGAGCTCAACCTGGGGATGAAATAGTAACGAATTCGTGAAGTAAAATTCAagtaattttttagttaaaacacGAGTAAACACGACAGAACATCCAACAGGATCATGCTAACCTCCTCCAGTAATCCAATCAGCTTTGCAAGCCTAATTCGGAGCTCGTTTTCGGGCAATAGCATCTCATTACTGCAGAATTCTGCTTTTAGTTCAGAGGAAAGTCTTGCATTTCCTCCTCTGTCTCCTAGATATAACTTCCCAAAGAAATTTTCGTCGACGTTTTTGCCACCAATATTGACAAGTTCATGTAGGAGGGACTCAGTTGGCTTTAGATACCTCGAATTAACTATAGCAGTGGCAAATGATTCTGCTGCTCCATACGTAGTCAATAGGGATCGGTGCAGTGAGGTTGAAGGTGAAGCAAATGTGTTAACTGTGAAATTGTAGTCATCCCTTAAGTTTCCCACGCCTGGACTACAAACTTCTCTATCTTCAGCCCTGGAAAGCAAGTAACTAGGACTTGCAATACCAGAATTTAAGGAAGGATCAAGCACGTGAGAACCGAGAGATAGTGACAACCTTTGGGTTTGGTGGTTGGTCTCGTTAGCTGCTCCAAGAAGGTCCATCAAGTGTCTGGTCTGGCTAATATCTGATTCATCAGTGACAATGGGAGATGGAAGGAGATCCATCGATCTAGACATTCTTTCCCCGAGAGAATGAATGGTAGGCAATAAACCGAGGGACTGGGGAAATGTATTGTGGTTCCCTCTCAAAGTAGAGCCATAGGCATCAAAAGGTTGACCTCCGAATTGGTTTCGGCTATTAATAGGATCCGAGACGATAAAATGGTGCAGCATACTGGAAGTTGGATTTGGAGGTGAATCTCGCGAAACCATAGTGAATTAGTGACAGAAATGGAAGCTAAAGGTTTTGAAAGTTGCTAATTGACCTTCAAATGCGAGGAGAAGAAATTATATAGCAAGAATCTGGAAGAACAGTGAGTCAACTAGAATTATTGAGCCATACACATACATACGGAAAGTAAATGCAGAGGCAAATTACCATTCCACGTGAAAAGCATTAAAAGCGAGTTAGGAATTAGATAAGACTCTGCTTGAAACAAGGTGGATGTATTCATCAACAGATGACAAAAAACAAATATGAAAGCTGCCGGGCATTAAACACAGGGCCACCTGAATTAATGGCTGACAAAATTGAAATGGAAAATCTGAGCTGACTTTTGCGCCCAATGCAGCCGAGATCTAAAGCCACAAATCATGCGATCAAATAAGATCACTAGCCGTAAGCAAGACTTAACCTTGAAAAGAAAACCCTTCAAAACTAAGCTGATGGGAACCAGGAGAAAGGGAGGGGAAATGCAGTAAAAAATAATGTAGCCAAGTGATGTGTTAAAAGCATGGATGGAATGAAGTAAAGGAATGGTATTACTGAAAACAagacaaagaaataaaataaaaataaaaaaaaactaaggaGCCATTTGTAAGTAACTGAAGACCTGATTGGGATAGATTAACTTTAAGGAACTAACAATAAAACCAAAAAGATAATGGAAGTAACCTGTCTTTAATAAGCATAAAAAATGGAAGGGAAAGTAAGTAACAAAGCATCCATCTGAATGTGGAAAACTGCAAATGTACCTTTGTTCATAGTAGCAACAAATGTTAATAAGGCTTTAGAGGAAAACAATGACTTTTTATCTTACTTCTCtgggggaaaagaaaaagaataggtCTAATAGACTAATATACTAAGCACCAAAAGCTATTAGACCTATAGATTCATAGGCCTCTGCTAGTTCTTCAAAAAGGCAAAGCTAATTGGCTGAGAAGAAATGAATAAGACGTCAGGGAAAGATGGTCCCCGACTTCTTCCCTGACTATAAAACAAGCAAAAGCATCAATCCTTCAGCTTTAATGCCTGCATTTACATTTCTTTGGGAGACTCAAAAGTAGTTTGAGCTCAAAAACTGTgtaaactctctctctctctctctctctcgctcGCTCGTTCACACAAGGTGAGCTCTACCAATATGTTAAATTCTGCTGTGTGTAGCGTTGCTGCTGTAATCTGCAAAAGGAGGAGAAAAGGTGAGCTGTCTTTTGCACACTCCCAGTTTTAAGATTGTTTGCTTGTGAGTCTGTAAAGTGTAAACCGTATTGGAATATCTAACTTTTTTCCTGATATTAGCTGTTGTATTCATGCATAGAGATGTTGAAATGACAATGAAAGCCACAATCTTTCGAGTACATGCACGAAAAAAAAGGTATCTGATGCTGTCATAGAGATAGACAGAGGGGGGGGGGAGGGGGGCCCAAACCGCCAAAAGGGCTGGTAATTCAATTTGGTTTTGTGAGCTGATAAGATTGATTCTGGGTGTGTGGGGGTTGATCTTTTGGGCTGGTCTGTTTGTTGTATGTTTTCAGTAATGATTGTAACTTTGTTCCTTTGGCCTCCTTCTGTTGTCGCCCTCTGCTTCCGTAACCCTGTAGTTCTTTTTGGGGGGACCTGAAATGCCCACACTTACTACTTTCATAAATATTGCaggagttaaaaaaaaaaaaaaaacaacaacaaatatgtTGCATGGCTTATGGCCTTGACCCAGTAAATTACCGCATTCATCTTAACTTGGGAAGTAGCTGGGAACAGACATCGTCAAGAAGGCACTAATTTAATCTCAACATGTTGCCTTAGGTTACAATAGATGGAAACTGGAAACTATAGCTTTGCTAGGTTCCATATAGCTGTAAGTACCTAGCTATAAGTACCTCGATAGTTGACCCAAATACGTTGAAACTTGAACGGGGAAAATATTACCATAAATCGAGCATTTTAGCTGAGAGAAATCATATTAGTTGTCAGGGGAAAAAGCATAAAAAATGTGTATCATTGTTTTAGAAACCATTGCATATGATTCAGAGGTACCCACTGCAAAGTGCACACTTGAACCAAAAATGAACATCCAATCAAAAAGTAGATAGACATCAATTATGGTGAGTATAAACATCAAGGATGGGGTGATAATATTAGCCAATATGTATGGATGCAAAGGAAGATGCGAAAATGAGGAACATGTTTGAAGCACAAGTCCATTCAGATTGCAGGTATACGAAAAGGGGGTATCGAATTGATTAGCTAGATATACAGCTATGGTCCACGAAtacaacatatatatatgaaccaATCAACAGTCAGGCTAATATAATCCTGAACGTCGGGTAGCTGTTTATATTAACTTAGATTAGCATATGTGAGTGTGACCATTCAAGAACTTAACAGATAGAACAAGCAGAAATGAGCTGAAACGTTTCACATTCAATGGCGTTTGATAATGGTACCATGCTTACTACGTTCCTTCAAGTCTGCATCAATATGACAAAATGTACATGCGTACTTATCTATGTCACTTGAGGCAAGCAATATGAGACTTTTGACACTTATTATCTGTTTACATATGATATGTATATTCCTACTACACCTATGTTATAAATGGGTGTTACACATGTGTCTTCAATTCATTAATTCCattaataactaaaattttaaaacttttatgagTAAATtaacttaaccaaaataattttgattaattctatGCATTTAAGTAGATTTTATCATAtgtaaatcaaaattaatattaaaattatatttatagaaaatttatttaGCAATTGAATCATAgttatactaaaatattttttagttattttatttaaatattttatataaaataatatcaataaGGATTGAGTGTAATGATAAGATATATTGTACTcttaaaaagaaatatttgaatCTTAAGGACGACATTATTAGGAAGAGCAACAATGCATCCATGACATAAATCATAAACATTCACTTTAATAGACATTAAAGAACTATTGCAtatcaaattaatatatattaaaagtctaaaacaaattgaaaaaccCCATAAAAATTaggataacaaaaaaaaatttaaatatcaaatttctattaattcaaatatatcatttaatttcGTTAATCCAACCAAAACTTTCCTATGATCTTTTTTcttaattgaatattttttatataattaatcgaCCGAATTAAATTTCAATGGATTAAATATCCCCCATCATCACATTGCTTTTCTCGTATACTCAACAGTGAtggatattttcaaaaaaatgggctgAAGAGAGTTCAGTTAGGTTGGGCTAGAATTCAGCTCACTAAGTCCAAACAAAACATATCTAAAATCGAGGGCGTTAACGAACCGCGATAAACCacataataaaatgaaaatatttttaaatccgGAGTAACAGTTTCGAGAGAAGAAGTTACTGAAATTCCAGCAATAGGATTTTATGATGAGCTTATGTTTTTGTTCTCTGATTTCTCCTCGTCCTTCACCTCTAATTTACGACTCCAATTTTTCATGGAATTTGAATCTTTACCGCTCCGTTGGCCCTCTCACTTTTTCTACTCACGGCAATGATAGGAGTTTCGTTGCCATGGTTGCTCAACGAGGATACGAAGTAGATAATATTTCACTGCAGAGTCCGACTATCGAGGCAGAGGAAGAAAATGAAGTGGTTGATGAACTTGTTAATGGATCCGTCATCGCTGAACCGGTGGAAGAGGATACACCGAGACCGGTAAGAGTTAGAAAGAAGAGAGATGACGGTGATGGTAGTGATGATGAAAGCTTTGAGGATAGATTCAAGCTACGAAATGGGAGggaggtaattttttttaatttttatcagttcaaattttggggaaatttttGGAATTAGCTACtaagcaaatttaaaatttttttgaaggtTTTTGAAGAAAAAGCTTATTTAGTGGGCGTAGAGCGAAAAGGCGAGACGTCGGATTCTTTTGCCATCGAGGAGTCGCTGAAGGAGCTGGCTCAGCTGGCCGACACCGCTGGGCTTATGGTGGTTGGTTCAACTTATCAAAAGTAAGATTTTTATCTATTAAATCGAATtgcattttcatattataagctGAAATTGTCTGACTGTATTTTTTGGCCTTGAAGGTTAGCTTCTCCCAACCCGAGGACATATATAGGATCAGGAAAGGTCGCAGAAATTAAGAGCGCAATTCGTGCTTTTGAGGTTGAGACTGTAATATTTGATGATGAACTCTCACCGGGGTAAGGTTTGTAATATTTTCTTAGTTTCAACTTTTATATAAGAATCTAGCTTTTAGTGTTTTCAATGGTGGGGAAAGTGTAATTGGTGATGTCAATTGTTTTTACCTTATGAAATTGATATGCAACCTTCATTATTTAACACTGCATCTCATCTGGCTCTATAATTAAATTTCAGGCAATTGCGCAATTTGGAGAAGGCATTCGGTGGGGATGTTAGAGTTTGTGATCGGACTGCTCTAATCCTGGATATCTTCAATCAGCGAGCTGCAACGCATGAAGCAGCTTTACAGGCAAGTTTAAGATTGTTAGTTAAATAAAAGTACTCCTTGGTAAAACCTTTCTGTACTGAAGATAATCAAAAGAAGAATAATTTATACATTTGTTACTCAAGCTATGGGGCCTTTCTAGGTTGCATTGGCTCAAATGGAATACCAATTGCCACGTCTTACTAAAATGTGGACTCACCTTGAGCGTCAAGCTGGAGGCAAGGTGAAGGGTATGGGTGAGAAACAAATTGAAGTGGACAAACGTATCTTACGTACTCAAGTGAGCAACAATTTCTGTTTCCCAATATTTTATAGATAGATATATGCTGCTATAGGAACTCAAAACTTGTACATAGAATAGGATTTATGGCTATTGGAGCCTCCATGACCTAACTTATGTCTTTTGTTAGATTGGAGTTCTTAAAAAAGAGCTTGAATCTGTCAGAAAACATCGAAAGCAATATAGAAACCGCCGGTTTTCTGTTCCCGTTCCTGTAGTATCTTTGGTAAGCACTTAacctgattttttttaaaaataatacaaggACAGTTTTATTGTGTTCCTTTTATGTCTCCAACATATAATACATTTGAAAGCATTATAGGTTGGGTACACAAATGCTGGCAAGAGTACACTTTTAAATCAATTGACTGGAGCTAATGTTCTTTCAGAGGACCGACTGTTTGCTACCCTTGatccaacaacaagaagggttcAGGTCAGTTATAAGTTTGGAAACGTAGTGTTACACCTTGCTTTCAAGCAAACCTGTTCTTTATGCAATTGGGTAGTCAGAGAAGATATAAACTAAAACAAAGTTGTCCAGCTGTAGCTATAAGTTTTCTCTATCTATAAACATATCATTTCTATGTTGTGCTTTTCTAATCACTTCTGTTCACTATGAGTGCATTTTGGTTCTCAAATCTAGGGGCTTCTAGCTACTTCATTTTGCTAGAAAAGAATTGAGAATTGAAGAAGTTATGTAGCATGATTTAGATCTTTGAATGTTGGTTTTATAAACTTGTACCGATACTTTCTTCGTGAACTAAAGTTGCTTATTGTTATCTGGTGTTGAAAAGAGTTTTTACTGCTTTATCTATTATCTCTGCCGGTAACAAGGGATACTTATTTCTGTTGTGTACTTTCCAGATGAAAAATGGAAGTGAATTTCTTCTTACTGACACTGTTGGTTTCATCCAAAAGTTGCCAACAACCCTGGTAATGCTTCTCACTGTTTGATGTTTATGTTAGGAGGGGCTTCTTCATATTATGTGTCAAACAGGGTGCCTTCTGATTTTGAAATACTTCATGCGCAATTAGTTAAATTGAAAGATGTTTCTATTGAATCTTAATACCTAATTAGTTCAAAGAGGGTGCCCAAATAATCATGTCAGCTCCACCTAATGGTTGTTTCATGTAGGTTGCTGCATTCAGAGCTACATTAGAGGAGATATCTGAGTCTTCTCTTTTAGTGCATGTGGTGGACATCAGGTATAAtgctttctactatttttagtttttctcccTCTTCTCAAAATTTCAACTATGTTTCCTGTCAATTTCAGCCATCCCCTAGCAGAGCAGCAGATAGATGCTGTGGAAAAAGTTCTAGCAGAGCTAGATGTGTCAGAAATTCCAAAATTAATGGTCTGGAACAAGGTAATGGAGATATTCTCTATCTCTAAGATACTAAGAATTGAAACATGCATAACGAACAATTTGACCCTTTTCCTCACAGCTTATTGTACTTGTGATTTTTCTAACTTTATATATGCTCAATATTCAATACATCTGCATGAAACcttgcatttttttttttttgttgcttaATTGCACATGGTGCCTGCAGTCTATCTTGCCTCAGCATGCTTATACCATTTGTTTTTGCATAGATttattcttcctttttaatttaatttttttagaatttataatctACTTTTACAGGCCGATTTTGCTTTTAGACACACACTAAAGTATTCATAGTGATTATAACATGTATTAAGTATTCTGTATCCTGGTTTATGAACCATGCATCAGAAAGGGATTAAACTGCTTATGTTACACAGTCTTGTATTCCTAATTGTCATAGGAGTGGAGCTTATCTATAATGttggtgatatatatatgcatgtatgtatcaTATTCTGTGCATTTTCCCAAAGTTCTGTTATTGCAACATGAACTGGACTATGTATGGCAGGTCGATAAAGTTACTGATCCGGAAAAGATCAAGTTAGAAGCAGAGAGAAGGGAAGATATTGTTTGTATATCTGCTTTGACTGGTGAGGGCTTGCTGGAATTCTGCAATGCTGTGCAGGAAAAACTAAAGGTATTTAATTGATGTTCCGATTTCAGTATCTTTAAAACATGAAAGTGGTTCATTCAGTGAAATTCTGGATCTGGACTGTGTTTTACTAGTGAGTTATGTTCTTTTTTAATAGGATTCCATGGTTCCGGTGGAAGCTTTAGTCCCATTTGACAAAGGGGAACTTCTGAGTACCATACATCAGGTTGGAATGGTGGAGAAAACTGTAAGTATTAGCTAAATATTGAACTAATCTATTTTCGAGTCATTATAAAGAGAGTTAATATCGCTGCTGTTTTCTTATATGTCTTTTCCCTTCTACAGGAATATACCGAAAACGGGACATTTGTCAAGGCATTTGTCCCTCTTCGTTTTGCTAGGCTGCTTACCCCAATGAGGCAACTGTGTAAATCATAACTTTCAACTCTCTTGAATGTAACCTTTCAATAGTTTGTATTAAATTCGATGAGTTTTCAAGAGCAAGAGGGCGATTTGGGAGGACAGCAGCAGCACATTTTTCAGTACAGCATTGCCCCAATACCAGTGTATATAGAATACCCAGCTCCGTTGTTATTAAATATGTAATAGACGTTGAACTTGACAACAACGAATGTCGGTTTTCTGTGTAAATTTGATGTGCTAGATTATAAGACCCCAAGGCACTAGCGTGACTAGATCGTCAGATATTGAATAAAACAGGGGTTCATACTTCATACTGACATCGTACTTTGTTTTGCAATGAGACGTGAAACTGCTAGTTGAAGGAAAAGCCAGCATCTAACTTTGATTTGCTACCATGAAGTAGATGAATCTGAAAGCTAAAGTAGCTCGGTAGCAGTTTAACCACTCGAATTTGTGAAAGGGTCAACTCTGTCGTCATCTTTCCTCTTTGAAATTCTTTGTCCCTTTTATGTAGTTACTAATGTCTTTCAACCACTTTTGCAGATAACGCGGAAAGAAATAATTAGTATTAGggtaaattaaactaaaaatttttaaattattagtaagtttataatttcaccattcaattttaaaaattttgaaaatagttattaagTCATTGGGCTATTAAAATTAATGTTGtatagtttttgttttttttttattgtttgcactaattgaaagttttttttctctttttcttttttaattcagttttttttaatgaaatagttatattaacttggatctaaggtatgctTTTGTATTTGTTGATGAATATTGATTCACTACAACGATTATCAAATTGTTGCTTGGAGTTTACGagctgaatttaaaaaaaaatgttaatggtctagtaacttaaatgaaaaacttttgaatagtttagtgatttaaatgaaaattttcgaatagCTCAATGTCTATTTTGTAAtcttttgaagttgagtgaccaaaatgtaaacttactaatagtttagtgattttGAGTGTAATTTAGTCTTAGCATTAATATACTATTTGGATTTGAATTTaactttaatgtttattttgttgcttgaggtttttttcttttcaatttggcATGAGTTtgactttaatatttaatttaatatctagaATAAATGACATCATATGGCTTAATGAATACTTAACATGTTCATATGTTAAAGATGATGCCAGCctcaaaaatggaaaatttttttagtCTCTTTAGAAATAATGAAACTATAAGTTAACTCATAATGAAATTGCACTcccccaaattaaaaaaaaaaatctattttgtctttcaaaaattatgaaattataaattaatacgtaataaatttacacattaacccctcaaaaaatttataattcaatccaatctCCCTTAAAAAGTTCTAACTTTATCCCAGACATGTATGCTCTAGTAAAAATACatagataattaaaaaaaatctcaaaaacttaaaataataatctCAACATAATAGACATATTCAAATGCattaaaatttatacaatacATTAATCACACCGCTGATTTAATGacaaacttataaaaatttcacGTTAATTGACATGAGGTATAAGATTGGATTACTTTGTTAGTAAACCCTTACCTATGGTGACGTAATTATTTGCtctta
The sequence above is drawn from the Gossypium hirsutum isolate 1008001.06 chromosome A05, Gossypium_hirsutum_v2.1, whole genome shotgun sequence genome and encodes:
- the LOC107957951 gene encoding BEL1-like homeodomain protein 11, which produces MVSRDSPPNPTSSMLHHFIVSDPINSRNQFGGQPFDAYGSTLRGNHNTFPQSLGLLPTIHSLGERMSRSMDLLPSPIVTDESDISQTRHLMDLLGAANETNHQTQRLSLSLGSHVLDPSLNSGIASPSYLLSRAEDREVCSPGVGNLRDDYNFTVNTFASPSTSLHRSLLTTYGAAESFATAIVNSRYLKPTESLLHELVNIGGKNVDENFFGKLYLGDRGGNARLSSELKAEFCSNEMLLPENELRIRLAKLIGLLEEVELRYEKYYQQMEEVVSSFESLAGLGAAKSYTALALQAISRHFGNLRDAIISHINVIRRKFSHDLPRINRGLSQLSLFDRDSRQNRQYLQQQLGMIPRQRQAWRPIRGLPETSVAILRTWLFEHFLHPYPTDSEKIMLASQTGLTKNQISNWFINARVRLWKPMIEEMYKEEFEDSPQDSDPSFASSSMGREGITDQAED
- the LOC107957950 gene encoding GTPase HflX, which produces MMSLCFCSLISPRPSPLIYDSNFSWNLNLYRSVGPLTFSTHGNDRSFVAMVAQRGYEVDNISLQSPTIEAEEENEVVDELVNGSVIAEPVEEDTPRPVRVRKKRDDGDGSDDESFEDRFKLRNGREVFEEKAYLVGVERKGETSDSFAIEESLKELAQLADTAGLMVVGSTYQKLASPNPRTYIGSGKVAEIKSAIRAFEVETVIFDDELSPGQLRNLEKAFGGDVRVCDRTALILDIFNQRAATHEAALQVALAQMEYQLPRLTKMWTHLERQAGGKVKGMGEKQIEVDKRILRTQIGVLKKELESVRKHRKQYRNRRFSVPVPVVSLVGYTNAGKSTLLNQLTGANVLSEDRLFATLDPTTRRVQMKNGSEFLLTDTVGFIQKLPTTLVAAFRATLEEISESSLLVHVVDISHPLAEQQIDAVEKVLAELDVSEIPKLMVWNKVDKVTDPEKIKLEAERREDIVCISALTGEGLLEFCNAVQEKLKDSMVPVEALVPFDKGELLSTIHQVGMVEKTEYTENGTFVKAFVPLRFARLLTPMRQLCKS